One Persicobacter psychrovividus DNA window includes the following coding sequences:
- the miaA gene encoding tRNA (adenosine(37)-N6)-dimethylallyltransferase MiaA, with amino-acid sequence MAKELMEDKLLVVIVGPTAVGKTALCVTLAQLFGTEIISADSRQFFKEMAIGTAKPTVEEMDGVVHHFVDHMSVDTPYSAGRFELDALAKAKTLFATHDTVIATGGSTLYIKGLVEGFDDMPKTPEAVRAQVIADYEEKGLEFLVKELWANDPAYADEVDLQNPQRVMRAVEVFRVSGQPMSFYRKNKLDARPFKMLKIGLEREREELYDRINRRVDIMIEQGLFEEVERLLPYREVNALQTVGYKEVFDYMDGQYDREEAIRLLKRNTRRYAKRQLTYFKKDEEFHWFHPEDEAGIVALIREHLKGEVKE; translated from the coding sequence ATGGCGAAGGAATTAATGGAAGATAAATTATTGGTGGTCATTGTTGGGCCAACAGCTGTTGGGAAAACGGCGCTTTGTGTTACTTTAGCGCAGCTATTCGGTACGGAGATCATCAGTGCTGATTCACGACAGTTTTTTAAGGAAATGGCAATAGGAACCGCAAAGCCTACCGTGGAGGAGATGGATGGTGTGGTACATCATTTTGTCGATCATATGTCGGTGGATACCCCTTACAGTGCTGGGCGTTTTGAGCTCGATGCCCTGGCCAAGGCGAAAACTTTATTTGCCACTCATGATACCGTAATTGCCACGGGCGGAAGCACGCTTTATATCAAGGGCTTAGTGGAGGGTTTTGATGATATGCCCAAAACGCCTGAAGCTGTTCGTGCGCAGGTGATTGCCGATTATGAAGAAAAGGGCCTGGAGTTTTTGGTCAAAGAACTGTGGGCCAATGATCCTGCCTATGCTGATGAAGTGGACTTGCAAAACCCACAGCGCGTGATGCGTGCCGTGGAAGTTTTTCGGGTAAGTGGTCAGCCGATGTCTTTTTACAGAAAAAACAAGCTGGATGCCCGTCCTTTTAAAATGCTGAAAATCGGTTTGGAACGGGAGCGTGAGGAATTATACGACCGAATTAATCGCCGTGTGGACATCATGATTGAACAAGGCCTGTTTGAGGAGGTGGAGCGTTTGTTGCCCTATCGGGAGGTGAATGCACTGCAGACGGTAGGGTATAAAGAGGTTTTTGATTATATGGATGGGCAATATGATCGGGAAGAGGCTATACGCCTTTTAAAGCGAAACACCCGACGATATGCTAAACGCCAACTGACTTATTTTAAGAAGGATGAGGAGTTTCATTGGTTTCATCCTGAGGATGAAGCGGGAATCGTTGCTCTGATTCGGGAGCACCTGAAAGGTGAAGTCAAGGAATAG